The following proteins are encoded in a genomic region of Molothrus aeneus isolate 106 chromosome 12, BPBGC_Maene_1.0, whole genome shotgun sequence:
- the FEZF2 gene encoding fez family zinc finger protein 2 — MASPGSLETVMPSSCPRHDGRAATANPSKTLAFSIERIMAKTSEPKPAFEERHGGPGPEPGKKPLSLCSPLPCVIPIPPLGYELPSKTLNYSELWKSSLRGGAGLCKANCGVCCKAELALGQPSGRLIKPQVIHQAGAVPAAPRSLYYFNYLDAAYHPADLLHGQLFPAGLLGAPSPGGLSAHQKLFLLENAKLAGLAAEKLPPPPPFAHKERLPGHLDQVMKEAAAAERGGPPKGHAKMGGGGGGGAAEGKPKNFTCEVCGKVFNAHYNLTRHMPVHTGARPFVCKVCGKGFRQASTLCRHKIIHTQEKPHKCNQCGKAFNRSSTLNTHIRIHAGYKPFVCEFCGKGFHQKGNYKNHKLTHSGEKQYKCTICNKAFHQIYNLTFHMHTHNDKKPFTCVTCGKGFCRNFDLKKHVRKLHDSVSSAPPPRDPGRSGQS; from the exons ATGGCGAGCCCGGGGTCGCTGGAGACGGTCATGCCTTCCTCCTGCCCCCGGCACGACGGCAGAGCCGCCACCGCTAACCCCTCCAAGACCCTGGCCTTCTCCATCGAGCGGATCATGGCAAAGACGTCGGAGCCCAAGCCGGCCTTCGAGGAGCGGCacggcgggccggggccggagccAGGCAAGAAGCCGCTGAGCCTGTGCTCGCCCCTGCCCTGCGTGATCCCCATCCCGCCTCTGGGCTACGAGCTGCCCTCCAAGACTCTCAACTACTCGGAGCTGTGGAAGAGCAGCCTGCGGGGCGGTGCGGGGCTCTGCAAAGCCAACTGCGGCGTGTGCTGCAAGGCAGAGCTCGCCCTGGGCCAGCCCAGCGGCCGGCTCATCAAGCCGCAGGTCATCCACCAGGCAGGGGCCGTTCCGGCCGCCCCCCGCTCCCTCTACTACTTCAACTACCTGGACGCCGCGTACCACCCGGCCGACCTCCTGCACGGACAGCTCTTCCCGGCCGGCCTGCTGGGCGCCCCGTCGCCGGGGGGGCTCTCGGCCCACCAgaagcttttcctgctggagaaCGCCAAGCTGGCGGGGCTGGCGGCCGAGAagctgccgccgccgcctcccttCGCCCATAAGGAGCGGCTGCCGGGACACCTGGACCAGGTGATgaaggaggcggcggcggcggagcgcggCGGCCCCCCCAAGGGCCACGCCAAGatggggggcggcggcggcggcggggcggcggagGGCAAGCCCAAAAACTTTACCTGCGAGGTCTGCGGCAAG GTGTTCAACGCGCACTACAACCTCACCCGCCACATGCCGGTGCACACGGGGGCCCGGCCTTTCGTCTGCAAGGTCTGCGGGAAGGGCTTCCGCCAGGCCAGCACCCTGTGCCGGCACAAAATCATCCACACCCAG GAGAAACCCCACAAGTGCAACCAGTGCGGAAAGGCGTTCAACAGGAGCTCCACGCTCAACACCCACATCCGCATCCACGCCGGCTACAAGCCCTTCGTCTGCGAGTTCTGCGGCAAGGGCTTCCACCAGAAAG GCAACTACAAGAACCACAAGCTGACCCACAGCGGAGAGAAGCAGTACAAGTGCACCATTTGCAACAAAGCCTTCCACCAGATCTATAACTTGACTTTCCACATGCACACCCACAATGACAAGAAGCCCTTTACGTGTGTCACTTGCGGGAAAGGATTTTGCAGAAACTTTGATTTAAAGAAGCACGTCCGAAAGTTGCACGACAGCGTCTCCAGCGCTCCTCCGCCGCGGGACCCTGGGCGCAGCGGGCAGAGCTAA
- the CEP15 gene encoding centrosomal protein 15 — protein sequence MSSCLAQEVHLARRHEEILSQRSELLQQMETYLRDKKTKKTWQTQAADAAHKRNAALLNDIEAAEKRLQERMYLLPHPDTVKLETLYWASIKESLPKWEEFLLGRAEVPIGFKKMKATKQSINYPEEDSQK from the exons ATGTCATCCTGTTTGGCTCAGGAGGTTCACCTTGCTAGAAGACACGAGGAGAT ACTGTCTCAGAGATCAGAGCTGCTACAGCAGATGGAGACTTATCTAAGAGACAAAAAGACTAAAAAGACATGGCAAACTCAAGCAGCTGATGCAGCTCATAAAAGGAATGCAGCACTTTTAAAT GATatagaagcagcagaaaaaaggcTGCAAGAAAGAATGTATTTACTTCCACATCCTGATACTGTTAAGTTAGAA ACTCTCTATTGGGCATCAATAAAAGAATCTCTTCCCAAATGGGAAGAGTTTCTTTTAGGAAGAGCAGAAGTTCCTATTGGctttaagaaaatgaaagctaCAAAGCAGAGCATAAACTACCCTGAAGAAGattcacaaaaataa